A single Nostoc sp. PCC 7107 DNA region contains:
- a CDS encoding FAD-dependent hydroxylase, giving the protein MALTQPTQTLSPQQPAADKRGYDYDLVIVGGGIVGLTLAAALKDSGLNILLIEAKVTSASVAKGQAYAVHLLSALIYQGIGVWDKILPQIAKYRHVRLSDADYPDVVEFATADLAKDTPELGYVAEHQALLQPLQEFVQKCPNVNYLCPAEVVDTQHQQDIVAIDIKISEQIYTVRSKLLVAADGSRSPIRQAAGIKTHGWKYWQSCIVAFVKPEKPHNDTAYERFWPSGPFAILPLPGNRCRIVWTAPHEEAKALCALDDEQFLAELSRRYGDQMGKLELLGDRFVFPVQLMQSDRYVLPRLALVGDAAHNCHPVGGQGLNLGIRDAAALAQVIQTAQTKGEDIGKIQVLKRYERWRKLENLTILGFTDLLDRMFSNRILPLVVLRRLGLWLMQRVPILKVFALKLMIGLKGRTPQLAQRF; this is encoded by the coding sequence ATGGCGCTAACCCAACCTACTCAAACTCTTTCTCCTCAGCAACCCGCAGCAGACAAACGGGGATACGACTATGATTTGGTAATTGTCGGCGGTGGAATCGTTGGGTTAACCCTAGCCGCTGCTTTAAAAGACTCTGGCTTGAATATTCTGCTAATTGAAGCCAAGGTAACATCAGCATCCGTGGCTAAAGGCCAAGCGTATGCAGTCCATTTGCTTTCGGCGCTGATTTACCAAGGTATTGGAGTTTGGGACAAAATCTTACCCCAAATTGCCAAATACCGCCATGTGCGGCTTTCGGATGCTGATTATCCTGATGTGGTGGAATTTGCAACGGCTGATCTTGCTAAAGACACACCAGAGTTAGGTTACGTTGCTGAACACCAAGCTTTGTTGCAGCCTTTGCAGGAATTTGTGCAGAAATGTCCCAATGTGAATTATCTGTGTCCGGCGGAAGTAGTTGATACGCAACATCAGCAGGATATAGTGGCAATTGATATCAAGATTTCTGAGCAGATATATACAGTCCGCAGTAAATTACTGGTAGCGGCTGATGGATCGAGATCGCCTATTCGCCAAGCTGCGGGAATTAAAACTCATGGCTGGAAATATTGGCAATCTTGTATAGTTGCTTTTGTCAAACCAGAAAAGCCCCACAACGATACAGCTTACGAAAGATTTTGGCCTAGCGGCCCGTTTGCGATTTTACCTTTACCAGGGAACCGTTGCCGCATTGTCTGGACAGCCCCGCATGAAGAAGCAAAAGCTTTGTGTGCTTTGGACGATGAGCAATTTTTGGCAGAATTAAGCCGCCGTTACGGTGATCAGATGGGCAAATTGGAATTATTAGGCGATCGCTTCGTCTTCCCAGTTCAACTCATGCAAAGCGATCGTTATGTCCTCCCCCGTTTGGCGTTAGTTGGTGATGCAGCCCATAACTGTCATCCCGTTGGTGGACAAGGTTTAAACCTCGGTATTCGAGATGCAGCAGCACTGGCGCAAGTTATCCAAACAGCCCAGACTAAAGGCGAAGATATCGGAAAAATTCAAGTTCTCAAACGCTATGAACGCTGGCGGAAACTGGAAAACCTGACAATTTTAGGTTTCACTGATTTATTAGACCGGATGTTTTCTAACCGAATCTTACCCTTAGTTGTGTTGCGGCGTTTAGGTTTATGGTTAATGCAGCGGGTTCCAATATTAAAGGTATTTGCCTTAAAATTAATGATTGGCTTAAAGGGGCGGACTCCGCAATTAGCACAACGGTTTTAG
- a CDS encoding tetratricopeptide repeat protein, which produces MKILPISSMILSLIAAIGGSPLVLAVPTKVALYGNTQIAEKQPQQLAQLSGEGDSERSQLVQQANALYNQGDLTGAEKILRRLIKKYPEDAFGHFQLGNVLLRQKQPEPAITSYQEAIRLKPKYALAYNALGVVYATQDRWDDAISQYRKALEINANYGEAMTNLGQALWQLNKKDEAVASLEKALNIFKTQSRNDKVYQIQQMLKQIRTADDPSVS; this is translated from the coding sequence ATGAAGATTCTACCTATTAGTAGCATGATCCTAAGTCTAATAGCTGCAATTGGTGGATCACCATTAGTGTTAGCAGTTCCCACAAAAGTTGCATTATATGGGAACACACAAATTGCTGAAAAACAACCACAACAACTAGCGCAACTTTCAGGTGAAGGTGATTCAGAGCGATCGCAACTAGTACAACAAGCGAATGCTTTATATAATCAAGGAGATTTAACAGGTGCCGAAAAAATCCTACGTAGATTAATTAAAAAATATCCTGAAGATGCTTTTGGACATTTTCAACTAGGCAATGTACTTCTCCGCCAAAAACAACCCGAACCAGCAATTACATCATATCAAGAAGCTATTCGCCTCAAGCCAAAATATGCTTTAGCTTACAATGCACTCGGTGTTGTTTATGCAACTCAAGACCGCTGGGATGATGCTATTAGTCAATATCGTAAAGCCTTAGAAATAAATGCTAATTATGGCGAAGCAATGACTAATTTAGGACAGGCGCTATGGCAACTTAATAAAAAAGATGAGGCAGTTGCTTCTCTAGAAAAAGCTTTAAATATTTTTAAAACCCAAAGTAGAAATGATAAAGTTTATCAAATTCAACAAATGTTAAAACAAATCAGAACTGCTGATGATCCTAGTGTGTCTTGA
- a CDS encoding Uma2 family endonuclease, with protein MTSLSALTLPDHTQLPESDGTFVKNWQEHPQSLLLTDSISPVIEALHPNGQYCIGQDLGIYWRLTDPPEKGATAPDWFYVPNVPATLNGQTRRSYVLWKEYVAPLIVIEFVSDDGTEERDKTPPSQGEKVGKFWIYEQAIRVPYYAIYEVTKAQVEVYHLVDNTYQLIQPNERGHYPITPMGVELGIWQGFYPNAELPWLRWWDLQGNLLLTGDERTKVERQRADLEREKRERIVDKLRNLSPEQLNALGIDLGMLD; from the coding sequence ATGACTTCCCTATCGGCGTTAACTTTACCTGATCACACCCAGTTACCAGAGTCAGACGGAACGTTTGTGAAAAACTGGCAAGAACACCCCCAAAGTTTATTACTCACTGATTCGATAAGTCCAGTGATCGAAGCATTGCATCCCAATGGTCAATATTGCATCGGTCAAGATTTAGGTATCTACTGGCGACTAACTGACCCCCCAGAAAAAGGCGCAACAGCACCAGATTGGTTTTATGTTCCTAATGTACCAGCAACTCTCAATGGTCAAACGCGGCGTTCTTATGTGCTATGGAAGGAGTATGTTGCACCGTTAATTGTGATTGAATTTGTTTCCGATGACGGTACAGAAGAACGAGATAAAACCCCACCATCGCAGGGTGAAAAAGTAGGCAAATTTTGGATTTACGAACAAGCAATTCGTGTACCTTACTATGCTATTTACGAAGTCACAAAAGCTCAGGTAGAAGTTTATCACTTAGTTGATAATACCTATCAACTCATACAGCCAAATGAACGGGGACATTACCCAATTACACCAATGGGCGTGGAGTTGGGAATTTGGCAAGGATTTTACCCAAATGCTGAATTACCTTGGTTGCGGTGGTGGGATCTACAAGGAAATTTATTGCTAACTGGTGATGAACGAACAAAAGTGGAACGCCAAAGAGCAGACCTTGAGCGAGAAAAACGTGAGAGAATTGTTGACAAGTTACGTAATCTTTCTCCTGAACAACTCAACGCTTTAGGAATTGACCTAGGAATGTTAGATTAA
- a CDS encoding DUF262 domain-containing protein — protein sequence MATAPRIESSNLSIADLFREFYVVPDFQREYVWEKMNVEKLLQDIFYELYDDSENLEDAEYFLGSIVVFRDETGTSQLIDGQQRLTTIYLTFCVVRDYLLEFAKTSKVLEGLIAGVAQNLKTGEDINKYRLTLQYGDGAEALKMIASKEILVDNIDIKSSASARRLIEAYQTIRYFISENFVENCERILQFSSIFSNKVKLIKIETPNLKNALKVFETINARGVGLSSIDLLKNYLFINISNQSNLTPKVYWEKLKKQWDKLTKILHTCEEYPMQFLRYYIMSHYDINLQNNFPEEAVYEWFVENGDKHKIDENPFDFVERLVYTSEDYAHFAKCENTDGSVNPYLKNIKILQGRYSQHFVLLLAGKKLNKDLFTELCHQIENLLFVYTITRYTRKDVNMIRNFSQWSKELRQIKSHEEFKYFIDKKFKPELASLSQDFDLAFRELTESKIAKFRMRYILAKLTQFVDEQAYGNFNTLDWYLSKSVTIEHILPKSSKDNIKQEFDKPIEYDSYLKRLGNLTLLEKTINSSISDNTYELKRKGYRESQLLLTRSLVEKPNVGTNTQLNRAVKSLNLYNFENWDSTAIEKRQEILTNLARRVWGLDS from the coding sequence ATGGCCACCGCACCAAGAATTGAGTCTAGTAATCTTAGTATAGCTGATTTATTCAGAGAATTTTATGTTGTACCTGACTTTCAACGAGAATATGTTTGGGAAAAAATGAATGTAGAAAAATTACTTCAAGATATTTTTTATGAATTATATGATGATAGTGAAAATCTAGAAGATGCAGAGTATTTTTTAGGTTCTATAGTTGTATTTAGAGACGAAACTGGAACATCTCAGTTAATTGATGGACAACAAAGACTAACAACAATTTATTTAACTTTTTGTGTTGTTCGAGATTATCTTCTTGAATTTGCCAAAACATCGAAAGTATTAGAAGGGTTAATTGCTGGAGTTGCACAAAATCTTAAAACTGGAGAAGACATTAACAAGTATAGATTGACTCTTCAATATGGAGATGGGGCTGAAGCTTTAAAGATGATTGCATCTAAAGAGATACTTGTAGACAATATAGATATTAAAAGTTCAGCTTCTGCTAGGCGTTTAATCGAAGCATATCAAACAATCCGATATTTTATTTCAGAAAATTTTGTAGAAAATTGTGAGCGAATATTACAATTCTCTTCAATATTTAGTAATAAAGTTAAGTTAATTAAAATTGAAACTCCTAACCTTAAAAATGCACTTAAAGTTTTTGAAACAATTAATGCTCGTGGTGTAGGATTAAGTTCAATAGATTTACTAAAAAATTATTTATTTATTAATATATCTAACCAATCTAATTTAACGCCAAAAGTTTATTGGGAGAAATTAAAAAAACAATGGGATAAGTTAACAAAAATATTGCATACATGTGAAGAATATCCAATGCAATTTTTGAGATACTATATTATGTCGCATTATGACATAAATTTACAAAATAATTTTCCAGAAGAAGCCGTATATGAATGGTTTGTTGAAAACGGTGATAAACATAAAATAGATGAAAATCCGTTTGATTTTGTTGAACGTCTAGTATACACAAGTGAAGATTATGCCCATTTTGCTAAATGCGAAAATACAGATGGTTCTGTTAACCCTTATTTAAAAAATATCAAAATACTCCAAGGTAGGTATAGTCAGCATTTTGTATTGTTACTTGCAGGGAAAAAGCTTAATAAAGATTTATTCACTGAACTTTGCCATCAAATCGAAAATTTACTATTTGTATATACTATTACTCGTTATACTCGAAAAGATGTGAATATGATTCGTAATTTTTCACAGTGGAGTAAAGAATTAAGACAGATTAAAAGTCATGAAGAATTTAAATATTTTATTGATAAAAAGTTTAAACCTGAACTAGCTTCTCTCTCCCAAGATTTTGATCTAGCGTTCCGTGAATTAACAGAATCTAAAATTGCTAAATTTAGGATGCGCTATATACTCGCAAAATTAACTCAATTTGTTGATGAACAGGCTTACGGTAACTTTAATACTTTAGATTGGTATTTAAGTAAATCAGTAACAATAGAACATATTTTACCGAAATCTTCTAAGGACAATATCAAACAAGAGTTTGATAAACCAATAGAATATGACTCCTATCTTAAAAGATTAGGTAATTTAACTCTTTTAGAGAAAACTATTAATAGCTCAATTTCAGACAATACGTATGAATTGAAAAGAAAAGGATACCGTGAGTCTCAACTTTTATTAACACGTTCGCTTGTTGAAAAGCCTAATGTCGGAACAAATACTCAATTAAACCGTGCTGTAAAGTCTCTCAATCTTTACAACTTTGAAAATTGGGATTCAACAGCTATAGAAAAACGGCAAGAAATTCTCACTAATTTAGCCAGAAGAGTTTGGGGTTTGGATTCTTAG
- a CDS encoding DHA2 family efflux MFS transporter permease subunit, producing MANISAIAPERIPLRTWIGVLASMLGAFMAVLDIQITNASLQEIQASLGATLEEGSWISTAYLVAEIVVIPLSGWLSRVFSLRLYLLVNTVLFIFFSICCAWAWDLNSMIFFRALQGFTGGVLIPSSLTVVLTTLPPAKQSIGLAAFAITAVFAPSIGPTLGGWLTENYSWEYSFYINIFPGALMLAGVWYGIKQVQPQIQLLKQGDWWGIISMAIGLGSLQVVLEEGSRKDWFGSPLIVRLSIIAAIFLALFFFIELTRKQPFINLRLLRYRNFALASIVNVSLGIGLYGSIYILPLYLAQIQKYNALQIGEVLIWAGIPQLFIIPFIPKVMQRIDVRLMVALGVTLFAISAFMNAGLTNQTGLDQLRWSQLVRAMGQPLIMVPLTSIATAGLNPKDAGSASGLFNMMRNMGGSLGIAILATLLTNREQFHSNRLGDAVSLYNPETQQRIDQMTQYFISRGADLSTAQNQAIASISNIVRREAFVMAFNDCFYFIGLALLVSGIAILFIKKVKATGGAVAH from the coding sequence ATGGCTAATATTTCTGCTATAGCGCCAGAACGCATACCTCTAAGAACTTGGATTGGAGTGTTAGCCAGTATGCTTGGTGCCTTTATGGCAGTTTTAGATATCCAAATTACTAATGCTTCATTACAAGAAATTCAAGCATCTTTAGGCGCAACTTTAGAAGAAGGTTCTTGGATTTCTACTGCTTATTTAGTGGCAGAAATTGTCGTTATTCCCTTAAGTGGATGGTTATCACGGGTTTTTTCGCTCAGGCTTTATTTACTAGTTAATACAGTATTATTTATCTTCTTCTCTATTTGCTGCGCTTGGGCTTGGGATTTGAATTCCATGATTTTTTTCCGGGCTTTGCAAGGCTTTACAGGCGGAGTTTTAATTCCTTCTTCTCTAACTGTTGTTTTAACGACTTTACCACCAGCAAAGCAATCAATAGGATTAGCTGCATTTGCGATTACAGCAGTTTTTGCACCATCAATTGGGCCGACATTAGGCGGGTGGTTAACCGAAAATTATAGTTGGGAATATAGCTTTTATATTAATATATTTCCTGGGGCATTAATGCTGGCTGGGGTGTGGTATGGAATTAAGCAAGTCCAACCTCAAATACAGTTATTAAAACAGGGGGACTGGTGGGGAATTATTTCGATGGCTATTGGCTTAGGTTCCCTACAAGTTGTGTTAGAAGAAGGGAGCCGCAAAGATTGGTTTGGTTCACCATTGATTGTCCGGTTGAGTATTATTGCTGCAATTTTTCTAGCTCTATTCTTTTTTATTGAATTAACTCGTAAGCAACCATTTATTAATTTGCGTCTTTTACGTTATCGCAACTTTGCTTTAGCCAGTATTGTGAATGTCTCCTTGGGGATAGGATTATATGGCTCGATTTATATTTTGCCTTTGTATCTTGCCCAAATTCAAAAGTATAATGCGCTGCAAATTGGCGAAGTGTTAATTTGGGCGGGGATTCCGCAATTATTTATTATTCCTTTTATTCCCAAAGTCATGCAACGCATTGATGTGCGGTTGATGGTGGCTTTAGGAGTGACTTTATTTGCGATTAGTGCATTTATGAATGCGGGATTGACTAATCAAACTGGGTTAGATCAATTGCGGTGGTCACAACTAGTTCGCGCGATGGGACAACCATTAATTATGGTTCCCCTAACATCAATTGCAACTGCGGGGTTGAATCCTAAAGATGCAGGTTCAGCTAGTGGTTTATTTAATATGATGCGAAATATGGGTGGTTCTTTAGGAATTGCGATATTAGCAACTTTATTAACCAATAGAGAGCAATTTCACTCTAATAGATTGGGAGATGCTGTATCTTTATATAACCCAGAAACGCAGCAAAGAATTGACCAGATGACACAATATTTTATCAGTCGCGGCGCAGATTTGAGTACTGCCCAAAATCAGGCGATCGCATCTATTTCTAATATCGTCCGCCGCGAAGCATTTGTGATGGCTTTTAATGATTGTTTTTATTTTATTGGTCTAGCTTTATTAGTCAGCGGTATTGCTATTTTGTTCATTAAAAAAGTGAAAGCAACTGGCGGTGCAGTTGCCCATTAG
- a CDS encoding HlyD family secretion protein: MTTTTFNGRNKEKTAVVETEMITDTETLETAIATPEAPETDVQPEVEKKDKPRSKKRLPFILAGLGVGAIAAGTFGYNYWQFASTHEETDNATVTGHVHQVSSKIPGTVAQVLVNDNQEVQPGQLLVKLDPRDYQSKVQQAAAALENARSQAQAAAANIALSSETTSGKTTQAQGDVSNAIAAISTAQAAVQEAQAGIPAAQADVELAQAGIPAAQAQVAQTNANLQKAETDYNRYNSLYKEGAIARQQLDAAKAAYDVALAQKNAALQGVQQAQARLASARVGVAKAQSQLAQAQEGVTSAQAKLAASRGGLQQATAGTQDTSVKRGQYAAAQAAIAQAEASLKDAQLQLSYTNITAPSGGRIGKKTVEVGNRIQSGSPLMAIVDNENWVVANFKETQLERMKAGQPVEVKLDAFPHHTFNGRVDSVSPASGAQFALLPPDNATGNFTKVVQRIPVKIVLDQKSMQGYNSRITPGMSAEVTVEVK; encoded by the coding sequence ATGACGACAACTACTTTCAACGGACGCAACAAAGAGAAAACGGCTGTTGTCGAAACAGAAATGATTACGGATACTGAAACTTTGGAGACAGCAATCGCCACACCGGAAGCACCGGAAACTGATGTACAGCCAGAGGTAGAGAAAAAAGACAAACCGCGTAGTAAAAAGCGATTGCCTTTCATTTTGGCTGGTTTGGGTGTAGGTGCGATCGCCGCAGGTACATTTGGTTATAACTATTGGCAGTTTGCTTCCACCCACGAAGAAACAGACAACGCCACCGTTACTGGACACGTTCACCAAGTTAGTAGCAAAATACCAGGAACAGTTGCCCAAGTTTTAGTTAACGATAACCAAGAAGTGCAACCGGGACAGTTATTAGTTAAACTCGACCCCCGCGACTATCAAAGTAAAGTGCAGCAGGCCGCCGCAGCTTTAGAAAATGCCCGTAGCCAAGCCCAAGCCGCCGCCGCCAACATTGCCTTAAGTTCTGAAACTACCAGTGGGAAGACAACCCAGGCGCAAGGTGATGTCAGTAATGCCATAGCGGCAATTTCCACCGCCCAAGCCGCCGTACAAGAAGCCCAAGCCGGGATTCCCGCCGCCCAAGCCGATGTAGAATTAGCCCAAGCCGGAATTCCTGCCGCCCAAGCCCAAGTAGCCCAAACCAACGCTAACTTGCAAAAAGCAGAAACAGATTACAACCGTTACAACAGCTTATATAAAGAAGGGGCGATCGCGCGTCAACAGTTGGATGCAGCTAAAGCAGCCTATGACGTGGCTTTAGCGCAGAAAAATGCTGCTTTGCAAGGAGTCCAACAAGCGCAAGCTAGGTTAGCCTCCGCCAGAGTTGGGGTAGCCAAAGCTCAATCTCAACTAGCACAAGCCCAAGAAGGTGTCACCAGCGCCCAAGCCAAACTTGCAGCTTCTAGAGGTGGATTGCAACAAGCGACTGCTGGGACTCAAGATACCAGCGTCAAACGTGGTCAATACGCAGCGGCTCAAGCAGCGATCGCTCAAGCAGAAGCATCATTAAAAGATGCCCAATTGCAGTTATCCTACACCAACATTACGGCTCCTAGTGGCGGACGAATTGGTAAAAAAACCGTGGAAGTTGGGAATAGAATTCAATCTGGATCACCATTAATGGCGATCGTTGATAACGAAAATTGGGTAGTAGCCAACTTTAAAGAAACTCAATTAGAAAGAATGAAAGCGGGACAACCAGTAGAAGTGAAACTGGATGCTTTTCCCCATCACACCTTTAACGGACGAGTTGACAGTGTTTCGCCAGCTTCCGGCGCTCAATTTGCCTTGTTACCACCAGATAATGCTACAGGTAACTTTACCAAAGTTGTACAACGCATCCCCGTCAAAATAGTTTTAGACCAAAAGAGTATGCAAGGTTACAACTCACGGATTACACCAGGGATGTCTGCGGAAGTTACTGTTGAAGTGAAATGA
- a CDS encoding MarR family winged helix-turn-helix transcriptional regulator: MVVQPDNSTALDSWQQVLAPYNLGYRIKLLSQLLTRKFTDKLEPFGLTPFHWLVLCCLWQEDGLPTSSIGEKLQQVGGTLTGVLDRMEERGLVRRERDVHDRRIWRIWLTDAGKDLEKILPPLAAELREDAMRGISPDDREFFSQLLNKAIANLS; encoded by the coding sequence ATGGTTGTTCAACCTGATAATTCTACTGCATTAGATTCTTGGCAGCAAGTTTTAGCACCTTACAATTTAGGTTATCGAATCAAGCTGCTTTCACAACTGCTGACCCGCAAGTTTACTGACAAACTAGAACCTTTTGGACTAACGCCGTTTCATTGGTTGGTATTGTGCTGTTTGTGGCAAGAAGATGGTTTACCCACATCCAGTATTGGCGAGAAGTTGCAACAAGTGGGTGGAACGTTAACAGGCGTACTAGATCGGATGGAAGAACGCGGCTTAGTCCGTCGAGAAAGAGATGTGCATGATCGCCGCATTTGGCGTATTTGGTTAACTGATGCTGGTAAAGACTTAGAAAAAATATTACCTCCACTAGCCGCAGAATTGCGTGAAGATGCCATGCGAGGTATTTCCCCCGATGACCGGGAATTCTTTTCTCAACTGCTAAATAAAGCAATTGCTAACCTATCTTAA
- the acs gene encoding acetate--CoA ligase, which produces MSQPTIESILQEKRLFHPAAEFSQNAQIKSLEDYQRLYDKAKADPEKFWADLAATELHWFEKWHTVLDWQPPFAKWFVGGKMNISYNCLDRHLTTWRKNKAALIWEGEPGDSRTLTYAQLHREVCQFANVLKQLGVQKGDRVGIYMPMIPEAAIAMLACARIGAPHSVVFGGFSAEALRDRLIDAQAKLVVTADGGWRKDAIVPLKEQVDKALADGAVPSVENVLVVKRTGQDVYMQLGRRDHWWHDLQKGVSADCPAEPMDSEDMLFVLYTSGSTGKPKGVVHTTAGYNLYTHITTKWIFDLQDTDVYWCTADVGWITGHSYIVYGPLSNGATTLMYEGAPRASNPGCTWDIIEKHGVNIFYTAPTAIRAFIKMGEHLPKARNLSSLRLLGTVGEPINPEAWMWYHRVIGGDLCPIVDTWWQTETGGIMITPLPGAIPTKPGSATLPFPGILADVVDLDGNTVPNNEGGYLAVRHPWPGMMRTVYGDPERFRRTYWEHIPPQDGKYTYFAGDGARRDEDGYFWVMGRVDDVLNVSGHRLGTMEIESALVSHPAVAEAAVVGKPDDLKGEDVVAFVTLEGSHQASEELSKELKKHVVQEIGAIARPGEIRFTDALPKTRSGKIMRRLLRNLAAGQEVSGDTSTLEDRGVLDKLREGM; this is translated from the coding sequence ATGTCTCAACCAACCATAGAGTCAATTTTACAAGAGAAGCGTTTATTCCATCCGGCTGCGGAATTTTCGCAGAATGCCCAGATTAAAAGCTTAGAAGATTACCAACGACTTTACGACAAAGCCAAGGCTGACCCGGAAAAATTTTGGGCAGACTTAGCCGCAACCGAACTGCATTGGTTTGAAAAATGGCATACAGTCTTAGATTGGCAACCACCGTTTGCCAAGTGGTTTGTCGGCGGGAAGATGAATATTTCTTACAACTGTTTAGATAGACATCTCACCACTTGGCGTAAGAATAAAGCGGCGTTGATTTGGGAAGGTGAACCTGGGGATTCCCGGACTTTAACTTATGCCCAACTGCATCGGGAAGTTTGCCAGTTTGCCAATGTATTAAAGCAGTTGGGTGTCCAAAAAGGCGATCGCGTGGGAATTTATATGCCGATGATCCCGGAAGCGGCGATCGCCATGTTAGCCTGTGCTAGAATTGGTGCGCCCCATAGTGTGGTATTTGGTGGCTTCAGCGCGGAAGCATTGCGCGATCGCTTAATTGATGCCCAAGCTAAATTAGTTGTTACGGCTGATGGTGGTTGGCGCAAAGATGCGATCGTTCCTCTCAAAGAACAAGTCGATAAAGCTTTGGCTGATGGCGCTGTTCCTTCTGTAGAAAACGTCTTGGTTGTCAAGCGCACCGGACAAGATGTTTATATGCAGTTGGGCAGACGTGATCATTGGTGGCACGATTTACAAAAAGGTGTATCGGCTGATTGTCCGGCAGAACCGATGGACAGCGAAGATATGCTGTTTGTACTTTATACTTCGGGGAGTACAGGCAAACCCAAGGGTGTTGTGCATACCACTGCTGGTTATAACTTGTACACCCATATCACCACCAAGTGGATTTTTGACTTGCAAGACACTGATGTTTATTGGTGTACTGCTGATGTGGGTTGGATTACCGGGCATAGTTACATTGTTTACGGGCCATTATCTAACGGTGCAACCACACTGATGTATGAAGGTGCGCCCCGTGCTTCCAATCCTGGCTGTACTTGGGACATTATTGAAAAACACGGTGTAAATATTTTCTACACAGCACCAACAGCAATTCGAGCATTTATTAAAATGGGCGAACATCTGCCCAAAGCCCGTAACTTGTCTTCATTGCGCTTGTTGGGAACCGTGGGTGAACCAATTAACCCCGAAGCTTGGATGTGGTATCACCGGGTGATTGGTGGCGATCTCTGTCCGATTGTGGATACTTGGTGGCAAACTGAAACAGGCGGAATTATGATTACACCCCTACCGGGTGCAATTCCTACGAAACCGGGTTCCGCAACTCTGCCTTTCCCCGGAATTTTAGCTGATGTTGTTGATTTGGATGGTAATACAGTACCCAACAACGAAGGCGGCTATTTAGCAGTGCGCCATCCTTGGCCGGGTATGATGCGGACTGTGTACGGCGATCCTGAACGCTTCCGCCGGACTTATTGGGAACACATTCCGCCGCAAGATGGCAAGTATACATACTTTGCTGGCGATGGCGCAAGGCGCGATGAAGATGGTTATTTCTGGGTGATGGGACGTGTTGACGATGTGTTGAATGTCTCTGGACATCGCCTCGGCACAATGGAAATTGAATCAGCTTTAGTTTCTCACCCAGCGGTTGCAGAAGCGGCAGTAGTGGGTAAACCAGATGACCTCAAAGGTGAGGATGTCGTAGCTTTTGTCACCTTAGAAGGTAGTCATCAAGCCAGCGAGGAGTTGAGTAAAGAACTGAAAAAACACGTTGTGCAGGAAATTGGTGCGATCGCACGTCCCGGAGAAATCCGCTTTACCGATGCTTTGCCCAAAACGCGATCGGGCAAGATTATGCGGCGATTGCTACGTAACCTCGCAGCCGGACAAGAAGTTTCTGGTGATACCTCAACCTTAGAAGACCGTGGCGTATTAGATAAATTGCGCGAAGGTATGTAA
- a CDS encoding TerC family protein, with translation MLDSIFDYLHFHVSVEAPIVLLILVFLEAVLSADNAIALAAIAQGLEDKELEGKALNFGLVIAYVLRISLILTATWVQNFWQFELLGAAYLLWLVFQHFTSEETSDSHHHGPRFKTVLQAIPVIAFTDLAFSLDSVTTAIAVSQERWLVLTGATIGIITLRFMAGLFIRWLDEYANLEDAGYVTVAFVGLRLLLKVINDDLVPPEWLMISAIAIILAWGFSKKTVPSLPQAEPEKTEVK, from the coding sequence ATGCTAGACAGCATATTTGATTATCTCCATTTTCATGTCAGCGTAGAAGCCCCGATAGTTCTGCTAATCCTGGTGTTTTTAGAAGCAGTCTTATCCGCTGATAATGCGATCGCCCTCGCCGCGATCGCCCAAGGATTAGAAGACAAAGAACTCGAAGGTAAAGCCCTCAACTTTGGTTTAGTTATTGCTTACGTGTTGCGGATTTCCCTAATTTTGACTGCTACCTGGGTACAAAATTTTTGGCAATTTGAACTTTTAGGTGCAGCTTACCTGTTGTGGTTGGTATTTCAACACTTTACCTCAGAAGAAACATCAGACTCACACCATCACGGGCCGAGGTTTAAAACTGTTTTACAAGCCATACCTGTAATTGCCTTTACAGACTTAGCATTTTCATTAGATAGTGTGACAACAGCGATCGCAGTTTCCCAAGAAAGATGGTTAGTCCTAACTGGTGCAACTATCGGCATTATCACACTGCGATTCATGGCTGGGTTGTTTATTCGTTGGTTAGATGAATATGCCAATCTAGAAGACGCAGGTTATGTCACTGTAGCTTTTGTGGGTTTACGTTTGCTATTGAAAGTCATCAACGATGATTTAGTCCCACCAGAATGGTTAATGATTAGTGCGATCGCCATAATTTTAGCTTGGGGTTTTTCTAAAAAAACTGTTCCTTCATTACCCCAAGCCGAACCAGAAAAAACCGAAGTAAAGTAA